Proteins found in one Buchnera aphidicola (Hyadaphis tataricae) genomic segment:
- the zwf gene encoding glucose-6-phosphate dehydrogenase — protein MITERNQACDLVIFGAKGDLSKRKLLPALYKLEKLNKIDKNTRIIAAGRANWNIQEYIKIAKTAIKTFLNEELNNIVWKKFSSRLYFCNIDVHEKLHFFRLKNILNQQKNIAIYYCAVPPDTLSSIFEGLKHANLNLISSRIVLEKPLGICLKTSKQINNQISKYFLESQIFRIDHYLGKESILNLFALRFANSCLFNNWNNHTIDHVQITVSEEVGIEDRWNYFNKMGQMKDMVQNHLLQILTIITMKKPKTITSKNIKNEKLKILRSLVPININNAHQNTVRGQYSSGQINGKNTCSYLEENPKKEKSDTETFVALKININNKEWSGVPFYLRTGKRLAKKYSEIVIFFKKNPINLFKSSNLKNFQNKLIIRLEPHENITFDFLNKKIGLDQEYQLEKNKLEFVHVFNENPKIFIDAYERLLLESMRGIQALFVSREEIEASWKWVDPIVQAWKKNQENIIELYPCGTFGPKKSDFLINQDDRFWNQFN, from the coding sequence ATGATTACAGAAAGAAATCAAGCTTGCGATTTAGTAATTTTTGGTGCAAAAGGAGATTTGTCAAAACGAAAACTATTACCTGCATTATATAAATTAGAAAAATTAAATAAAATAGATAAGAATACCCGTATTATTGCTGCAGGACGTGCCAACTGGAATATACAAGAATATATAAAAATAGCCAAAACAGCAATAAAAACTTTTTTAAATGAAGAGCTCAATAATATCGTTTGGAAAAAATTTAGTTCTCGTTTATATTTTTGTAATATAGATGTTCATGAAAAACTACATTTTTTTAGATTAAAAAATATATTAAATCAACAAAAAAACATAGCTATTTATTATTGCGCTGTGCCACCTGATACATTAAGTTCTATTTTTGAAGGTTTAAAACATGCTAACTTAAATCTTATTTCATCACGTATAGTTTTAGAAAAACCATTAGGAATATGTTTAAAAACATCAAAACAGATTAATAATCAGATATCTAAATATTTTTTAGAATCGCAAATTTTCCGTATTGATCATTATCTTGGAAAAGAATCAATACTGAACTTATTTGCATTAAGATTTGCAAACTCATGTCTTTTTAATAATTGGAACAATCACACAATTGATCATGTGCAAATTACTGTTTCTGAAGAAGTCGGAATCGAAGATCGATGGAATTACTTTAATAAAATGGGACAAATGAAAGATATGGTACAAAACCATCTCTTACAAATCTTAACTATTATAACAATGAAAAAACCCAAAACCATTACATCTAAAAATATTAAAAATGAAAAATTAAAAATTTTGAGATCTTTAGTTCCCATTAACATAAACAACGCTCATCAAAATACAGTGAGAGGTCAATATTCTTCAGGACAGATAAATGGTAAAAATACATGTTCTTATTTAGAAGAAAATCCTAAAAAAGAAAAAAGTGACACAGAAACTTTTGTAGCTCTAAAAATTAATATTAATAATAAAGAATGGTCCGGTGTACCATTTTATCTAAGAACAGGCAAACGTTTAGCAAAAAAATATTCTGAAATAGTAATTTTTTTCAAAAAAAATCCTATCAATTTATTTAAAAGTTCTAATTTGAAGAATTTTCAAAATAAATTAATCATACGTTTAGAACCTCATGAAAATATCACATTTGATTTTTTAAATAAAAAAATAGGACTAGATCAAGAATATCAACTAGAAAAGAATAAATTAGAATTTGTTCATGTTTTTAATGAAAATCCTAAAATTTTTATTGATGCTTATGAACGATTGTTATTAGAAAGTATGAGAGGTATACAAGCTTTATTTGTTTCCCGTGAAGAAATAGAGGCATCATGGAAATGGGTAGATCCTATTGTACAAGCTTGGAAAAAAAATCAAGAAAATATAATAGAATTATATCCTTGCGGTACTTTTGGTCCAAAAAAATCAGATTTTTTAATTAATCAAGATGATCGATTTTGGAATCAATTTAATTAA
- the htpX gene encoding protease HtpX: MIRVILFLLTNLAVMLVFSLILNLIGIQSNSIYGLLIISSLFGFSGAIISLILSKWIALRSVNGEIITKPRNETEIWLMKIIREQSIKKGILMPQIAIYQASDINAFATGSRRNSALIAISTGLLANMTRNEAEAVIAHEISHISNGDMITMTLIQGIVNTFVIFISRILSQVISNIISNNRNNDNEETKNSFIYFVISTILELLFGVLASMITMWFSRHREFYADAGSAKLVGRDKMIAALKKLKTSYEPQESENIMAFCINGKSNSFLKLFASHPSLETRINALYNKTYMS; encoded by the coding sequence ATGATACGTGTTATTCTTTTCTTATTAACTAATTTAGCAGTAATGTTGGTATTTAGTCTGATTCTTAATTTGATAGGTATTCAGTCTAATAGTATTTATGGATTACTAATTATTTCAAGTCTGTTTGGTTTTAGTGGTGCTATCATATCATTGATTTTATCAAAATGGATTGCATTACGTTCTGTGAACGGTGAAATCATCACAAAACCACGTAACGAAACAGAGATTTGGTTAATGAAAATAATACGAGAACAATCTATTAAAAAAGGCATTTTGATGCCACAAATAGCAATATATCAAGCTTCTGATATAAACGCTTTTGCAACAGGATCTCGTCGTAATTCAGCATTAATTGCTATTTCTACAGGATTATTAGCAAATATGACGCGAAATGAAGCAGAAGCAGTTATTGCTCATGAAATCAGTCATATCTCTAATGGTGATATGATTACAATGACATTAATTCAAGGTATAGTTAATACTTTTGTTATTTTTATATCAAGAATATTATCACAAGTTATCAGTAATATTATCTCAAATAATAGAAATAATGATAATGAAGAAACTAAAAATTCATTTATATACTTTGTGATTTCTACAATTTTAGAACTACTGTTTGGTGTATTGGCAAGCATGATTACAATGTGGTTTTCTAGACATCGTGAATTTTATGCAGACGCTGGATCTGCGAAATTAGTAGGTCGTGATAAAATGATTGCCGCATTAAAAAAATTAAAAACCAGTTATGAACCTCAAGAATCTGAAAACATAATGGCGTTTTGTATTAATGGAAAATCAAATTCTTTCTTAAAACTATTTGCATCTCATCCTTCTTTAGAAACGCGAATAAACGCTTTATATAATAAAACATATATGTCATAA
- a CDS encoding TerC family protein — MEFFLEPSTWAGLLTLIILEVVLGIDNLIFVAILSEKLPPDQRDKARLIGLGLALVMRLALLSLISWIVTLTYPIILNQFFSLSIRDIILLFGGLFLLCKTTMELHERLESNPHETSENKNYAGFWAVVIQIVILDAVFSLDAIITAVGMVNQLLIMMIAVILATILMLFASKTLTNFINLHQTVVVLCLSFLLMIGFSLVTEALNFSIPKGYLYAAIGFSVLIEIFNQIARHNFMKNQSRRPMRQRAAEVILRLMVGEKNNISKINSIKHNNDQKTKSIQSSKKIETFKDEERYMINGVLTLAGRSVRSIMTPRRNISWVNTEKNTDEIRMQLLDTPHSLFPVCKGELDEIIGIVRAKELLVALEKKIDVSIFASKILPIIIPDTLDPIDLLGVLRRAQGSFVIVSNEFGVVQGLITPLDVLEAIAGEFPDADETPDIIKENNSWLVKGETDLHSLQQLLNTEELIKESNYASLGGLLIAQKGQLPITGEIICIHPFDFHIVKATEYRVDLVRIIQKKDDFIKI; from the coding sequence ATGGAGTTTTTTTTAGAACCGTCAACTTGGGCGGGATTGTTAACACTAATTATTTTAGAAGTAGTATTAGGAATCGATAACTTAATTTTTGTAGCAATTTTATCAGAAAAACTACCTCCTGATCAAAGAGATAAAGCACGTTTAATTGGATTAGGATTAGCTCTGGTAATGCGTTTAGCACTGTTATCATTAATATCTTGGATAGTTACACTAACGTATCCTATTATTTTAAATCAATTTTTCTCTTTATCAATACGTGATATCATTCTATTATTTGGCGGTTTATTTTTATTATGTAAAACTACAATGGAGTTACATGAAAGATTAGAAAGTAATCCTCATGAAACCTCAGAAAACAAAAATTATGCAGGATTTTGGGCAGTAGTTATTCAAATAGTCATTCTAGACGCTGTATTTTCTTTAGATGCAATAATAACAGCTGTAGGAATGGTAAACCAATTGTTAATCATGATGATAGCTGTTATTTTAGCAACAATATTAATGTTATTTGCCTCGAAAACACTCACTAACTTTATCAATCTTCATCAAACAGTAGTTGTACTTTGCTTAAGTTTTTTGCTAATGATAGGTTTTAGTTTGGTTACAGAAGCTTTAAATTTTTCTATACCAAAAGGATATTTATACGCAGCAATAGGATTTTCAGTATTAATTGAAATATTCAATCAAATAGCTCGTCATAACTTCATGAAAAATCAATCTAGAAGACCCATGCGACAAAGAGCAGCAGAAGTCATTTTACGTTTAATGGTAGGAGAAAAAAATAACATTAGCAAAATTAATAGTATTAAACACAATAACGATCAAAAAACAAAATCTATTCAATCTTCAAAAAAAATAGAAACGTTTAAAGATGAAGAAAGATATATGATTAATGGAGTTTTAACCTTAGCAGGAAGATCTGTTAGAAGTATCATGACTCCAAGAAGAAATATATCTTGGGTTAATACTGAAAAAAATACCGATGAAATTAGAATGCAATTACTAGATACACCTCATAGTTTATTTCCAGTGTGTAAAGGAGAATTAGATGAAATAATAGGCATCGTCCGAGCTAAAGAATTATTAGTAGCTCTTGAAAAAAAAATAGATGTATCTATTTTTGCAAGTAAAATATTACCCATTATAATACCAGACACGTTAGATCCGATTGATCTTCTTGGTGTTCTTCGTCGAGCTCAAGGAAGTTTTGTTATTGTTAGTAATGAGTTTGGTGTAGTTCAAGGATTAATCACTCCATTAGATGTTTTAGAAGCTATTGCAGGGGAATTTCCAGATGCAGATGAAACGCCGGATATTATAAAAGAAAATAATAGTTGGTTAGTAAAAGGTGAAACGGATTTACATTCATTACAACAACTTTTAAATACTGAAGAGTTGATTAAAGAAAGTAATTATGCTTCCTTAGGAGGATTATTAATTGCACAAAAAGGTCAGTTACCCATTACAGGAGAAATTATTTGTATTCATCCTTTTGATTTTCATATCGTAAAAGCCACAGAATACCGAGTTGATCTAGTTAGAATTATTCAAAAAAAAGATGATTTTATAAAAATTTAA
- the tsaB gene encoding tRNA (adenosine(37)-N6)-threonylcarbamoyltransferase complex dimerization subunit type 1 TsaB, which translates to MSNTILTLDSSIDSCSFAIYKNHDIQVIQEYCKKKHTTKMLPMLQKILLQTNTKLHDLNYIAFAKGPGNFTSIRFAASIAQSLSLSLNIPIMSVSTLSIMAQQAWRKYQKKEIIILLNTQKKNVYWGQYIRNTESIWTGSKTETVIEKTKIQNKIQSLKKIWTVVSNPSKICCYARIPQIKNIKYFFPNAQDIIPFVLLKIQKKEHNFSINSNINYLDKKFNI; encoded by the coding sequence ATGTCCAATACAATTTTAACACTAGATAGTTCAATTGATTCTTGTTCATTTGCTATATATAAAAACCATGATATTCAAGTAATACAAGAATACTGTAAAAAAAAACATACTACAAAAATGTTACCTATGCTTCAAAAAATATTACTTCAAACCAACACAAAATTACATGATTTGAATTACATTGCCTTTGCAAAAGGACCTGGAAACTTCACTAGTATTCGTTTTGCAGCAAGTATTGCACAAAGTTTATCTTTAAGTTTAAATATTCCTATAATGAGCGTATCTACTTTATCTATCATGGCTCAACAAGCATGGCGAAAATATCAAAAAAAAGAAATAATTATCTTGTTGAACACTCAAAAAAAAAATGTTTATTGGGGGCAATATATAAGAAATACAGAATCTATTTGGACTGGATCAAAAACGGAAACCGTTATTGAAAAAACAAAAATTCAAAATAAAATACAGTCTTTAAAAAAAATATGGACTGTAGTGAGTAACCCATCAAAAATCTGTTGTTATGCAAGAATTCCACAAATCAAAAATATCAAATATTTTTTTCCTAATGCTCAAGATATTATTCCATTTGTATTATTAAAAATTCAAAAAAAAGAACATAATTTTTCTATAAATAGCAATATTAATTATTTAGATAAAAAGTTTAATATATAA
- the minE gene encoding cell division topological specificity factor MinE: MALLDFFLSRHKNTANVAKERLQIIVAEQRKYNSEPDYFPELKREILSVICKYVNIEPNMITVQLEQKNEQISILELNIVLPD; the protein is encoded by the coding sequence ATGGCTTTATTAGATTTTTTTTTGTCTCGACATAAAAATACTGCTAATGTCGCAAAAGAAAGACTACAAATAATTGTTGCAGAACAAAGAAAATATAATAGTGAACCAGATTATTTTCCGGAATTAAAACGAGAAATATTATCTGTAATTTGTAAATATGTAAATATCGAACCTAATATGATAACAGTACAGCTAGAACAAAAAAATGAACAAATTTCTATATTAGAATTAAATATTGTATTACCCGATTAG
- the minD gene encoding septum site-determining protein MinD gives MTRIIVVTSGKGGVGKTTSSAAIATGLAKQGNKTIVIDFDIGLRNLDLIMGCERRVVYDFINVIQGDATLNQALIKDKKTKNLFILPASQTRDKDALTYIGVENILEELIKMKFDFIICDSPAGIETGAILAIYFADEAIITTNPEVSSVRDSDRILGIVSSKSKRAKQNKIPIKEHLLLTRYNPTRVKKGEMLSMKDVVEILQIPVIGVIPEDPSVLRASNQGESIILDVRSNAGQAYYDTVDRLLGKQRNFRFVEEERKSFLQRLFWR, from the coding sequence ATGACACGGATTATTGTAGTGACTTCAGGGAAAGGAGGCGTAGGTAAAACTACTTCAAGTGCAGCTATTGCAACTGGTTTAGCAAAACAAGGCAATAAAACCATTGTTATAGATTTTGATATCGGATTAAGAAACTTAGATTTAATAATGGGATGCGAACGTAGAGTTGTATATGACTTTATTAACGTTATTCAAGGTGATGCAACGTTAAATCAAGCGTTGATAAAAGATAAAAAGACAAAAAACTTATTTATTTTACCGGCATCACAAACTCGCGATAAGGATGCTTTAACATACATAGGAGTAGAAAATATTTTAGAAGAACTTATCAAAATGAAATTTGATTTTATTATTTGTGATTCACCAGCAGGAATAGAGACTGGAGCAATTTTAGCTATATATTTTGCAGATGAAGCTATCATTACTACAAATCCTGAAGTGTCTTCAGTAAGAGATTCTGATCGAATCTTAGGAATTGTCTCATCTAAATCAAAAAGAGCAAAACAAAATAAAATTCCTATAAAAGAACATCTTTTACTAACGCGTTATAATCCTACACGTGTTAAAAAAGGAGAAATGTTAAGTATGAAAGATGTTGTAGAAATTCTTCAGATACCTGTTATTGGCGTCATTCCAGAAGATCCGTCTGTTCTTCGTGCATCAAATCAAGGTGAATCTATAATATTAGACGTTCGTTCTAATGCAGGGCAGGCTTATTACGATACTGTAGATCGATTATTAGGTAAACAACGTAACTTTCGTTTTGTTGAAGAAGAAAGAAAAAGTTTTTTACAACGTTTATTCTGGAGATAA
- the minC gene encoding septum site-determining protein MinC, translated as MQKKSIEIKGSSFTLLVLYLHDHNIELINKSLYEKTQECPNFFKNAPVIVNISEICNVADWKKIQNIIISHGFFVLGVSGCNNDSLKKSIINSGLPVLSENKNSFHHNIDIFYSKSHVSILKKKKNHTTKKTEKTHIVDIPVRSGQKIYAKNADLIVVNNVSAGAELVADGNIHIYGVVRGRVLAGADGDTTRKIFCTGLFAELVSISGEYWLSDQIPSEFIGKSAQIYLKNQFLTINSLS; from the coding sequence ATGCAAAAAAAATCTATTGAAATTAAAGGTAGCAGTTTTACATTACTAGTACTTTATTTACATGATCACAATATAGAATTAATAAATAAATCATTATATGAGAAAACTCAAGAATGTCCGAATTTTTTTAAAAATGCACCCGTAATTGTTAACATTTCAGAAATATGTAATGTTGCAGACTGGAAAAAAATTCAAAATATTATTATTTCTCATGGTTTTTTTGTTTTAGGTGTTAGCGGTTGTAATAATGATTCTTTAAAAAAAAGCATTATAAATTCAGGTTTGCCTGTTTTATCAGAAAATAAAAACAGTTTTCATCATAATATAGATATTTTTTATAGCAAATCTCATGTTTCTATTTTGAAAAAAAAGAAAAATCACACAACAAAAAAAACAGAAAAAACTCATATTGTAGATATACCAGTACGTTCAGGTCAAAAAATTTATGCAAAAAATGCCGATTTAATAGTTGTGAATAACGTTAGTGCTGGCGCTGAATTAGTAGCAGATGGAAACATTCATATTTATGGTGTTGTTCGAGGTAGAGTTCTTGCAGGTGCTGATGGAGATACTACAAGAAAAATATTTTGCACAGGATTATTTGCAGAACTCGTTTCTATATCTGGAGAATATTGGCTATCAGATCAAATACCATCAGAATTTATCGGAAAATCAGCTCAAATTTACTTAAAAAATCAATTTTTAACTATCAATTCTCTCAGTTAA
- the rsmC gene encoding 16S rRNA (guanine(1207)-N(2))-methyltransferase RsmC — protein MLLSQNSQIILRHAKQFETKKVFFFGNIQDVLPIYLLTDQTKIHFYKYNDYLCFQKKNIKNINIYNTILISKNIIQDCNTIIYYWPKNKKEAEFQLKNALSCLSLNTRVFIVGNNSSGIKSASKILQPWIKLKKIDNAKHSILMTGSIKKTIQFTLHNFFKIHTWNNLYIKSLPGVFGHKKIDEGSKLLASTFSKNMNGKILDMGSGTGFLSVCLLNCSPNVLVTLTDNNVIALKCSQETLKINQFKGQIIASNIYSNIFEKFDLIISNPPFHEDLATNFNTIKTIIFESVQYLKPKGELRFVVNSCFKYDIFLKKIFKHFDIIEKNYKYQVYQTFLN, from the coding sequence TTGTTATTATCTCAAAATAGTCAAATAATATTACGTCATGCAAAACAATTTGAAACAAAAAAAGTGTTTTTTTTTGGCAATATACAAGATGTTTTACCTATATACTTGTTAACTGATCAGACAAAAATTCACTTTTATAAATATAACGATTATTTATGTTTTCAAAAAAAAAATATCAAAAATATTAATATTTATAACACTATATTAATTTCAAAAAATATAATCCAGGATTGCAACACAATAATTTATTACTGGCCTAAAAATAAAAAAGAAGCAGAATTTCAATTAAAAAATGCTCTATCGTGTTTATCATTAAATACTCGTGTATTTATCGTTGGAAACAATTCAAGTGGAATAAAAAGTGCATCGAAAATTTTGCAACCATGGATTAAATTAAAAAAAATAGATAACGCAAAGCATTCTATATTGATGACAGGATCTATTAAAAAAACAATACAATTCACGTTGCATAATTTTTTTAAAATACACACATGGAATAATTTATATATAAAATCTTTACCTGGTGTTTTTGGTCATAAAAAAATAGATGAAGGTAGTAAACTATTAGCTTCGACTTTTTCAAAAAATATGAATGGAAAAATTTTAGATATGGGTAGTGGAACAGGTTTTTTGTCGGTATGTTTATTAAATTGCTCACCAAATGTTCTTGTAACTTTAACAGATAATAATGTAATTGCGTTAAAATGCAGTCAAGAAACTCTTAAAATTAACCAGTTCAAGGGTCAAATAATTGCTAGCAATATATATTCAAATATTTTTGAAAAATTTGACTTAATTATTTCTAATCCACCCTTTCATGAAGATTTAGCAACTAATTTTAACACAATAAAAACGATTATATTTGAATCGGTGCAATATTTAAAACCAAAAGGAGAATTGAGATTTGTCGTAAATAGCTGTTTTAAATATGATATTTTTTTAAAAAAAATATTCAAACATTTTGACATAATAGAAAAAAATTATAAATATCAAGTTTATCAAACGTTTTTAAATTGA
- a CDS encoding OmpA family protein, which translates to MKKKVLAILFFVLASFVNYVQATEQNGWYFGTKLGWSYIDPFQLKYNSHIKQSKIVKDDFSVKEKFSAPIIGLFLGYEVNPYLSFEVDNSTNGFFPHKIFDKYTRYMQSHSLELTTKLSYPITDSFHVYTRLGGFAFWSDLLSQKELRDTFTKDSIIYPSVSLGAEYVFDNQLITRLDYTWKNKVKKIIDSSWKPPLGNAIFSLGWKFGNSDMDLISLYDDVNSNSESYPVLNEQINFSFDSADLKPISYDKLNKLDDDIQKMKLKNISIVLSGHSDRIGNQEYNQTLSENRAYSIKNYLTSRGFSRDSITVQGMGKQYPLTNQVCNDIKNKSLLISCLAPDRRVEIEILSNTK; encoded by the coding sequence ATGAAAAAAAAAGTTCTTGCTATTTTGTTTTTTGTATTAGCAAGTTTCGTAAATTATGTGCAAGCTACAGAACAAAATGGATGGTATTTTGGGACAAAATTAGGCTGGTCTTATATCGATCCTTTTCAATTAAAGTATAATAGTCATATCAAGCAATCTAAAATTGTTAAAGATGACTTTAGTGTAAAAGAAAAATTTAGCGCTCCTATAATCGGTCTATTTTTAGGATATGAAGTCAATCCTTATTTATCTTTTGAAGTAGATAATAGTACTAATGGATTTTTCCCACATAAAATATTTGATAAATATACCAGATATATGCAATCACATAGTCTTGAATTAACAACAAAACTGTCTTATCCAATTACGGATTCGTTTCATGTTTATACTAGATTAGGTGGTTTTGCTTTTTGGAGTGATCTTCTTTCTCAAAAGGAATTAAGAGATACATTTACTAAAGATAGTATTATATACCCTAGTGTTTCTTTAGGTGCAGAATATGTATTTGATAACCAACTTATTACTAGACTAGATTATACATGGAAAAATAAGGTTAAAAAAATAATAGATTCATCATGGAAACCACCTTTAGGAAATGCAATTTTTTCCTTAGGATGGAAATTTGGTAATTCTGATATGGATCTTATTTCATTATATGATGATGTTAATTCAAATAGTGAATCGTATCCGGTTCTGAATGAACAAATTAATTTTTCTTTTGATAGTGCAGATTTAAAACCAATATCTTATGATAAACTTAATAAATTAGATGATGACATTCAAAAAATGAAATTAAAAAATATTTCCATTGTGCTTTCAGGTCATTCAGATAGAATAGGTAATCAAGAATATAATCAAACGTTGTCCGAAAATCGTGCTTACAGCATTAAGAATTATTTGACATCTCGAGGATTTTCTAGAGATAGTATTACGGTGCAAGGCATGGGTAAACAATATCCACTAACTAATCAAGTATGTAACGATATCAAAAATAAGTCTTTGTTGATAAGTTGTTTAGCACCTGATCGTCGTGTAGAAATTGAAATTTTATCAAATACAAAATAA
- the murJ gene encoding murein biosynthesis integral membrane protein MurJ, whose amino-acid sequence MNLLKSLISVSLMTLISRILGFIRDILIASIFGVSIFTDAFFVSFKIPNLLRRIFSEGAFSQAFVPVLMEYKSNHNKKKLREFISSTLGCMCFFLFIVTILGMCFSKFLILINAPGFINFPEKLNLSEHLLQIMFPYIFVISLSSLCSSILNSWNFFSVPAFSPIFLNISIIFVSVFFSSFFNPSVLSLAWAVIIGGLCQLFYQLPFLYKINMLVVPHFNWHNRGLITVLKKIGPAILGCSATQISLILNTIFSSLLNAGSISWIYYADRLVEFPIGILGVPLSTILFTALTNSYKKNRILEGLHLLNWGFRISVICAVPGAALLFFLAKPIIIVLFQYGKFTDFDVLMIDQVLKYYSFGLIAFILVKIFSAAFYACEAINVPMKISFFTLIVTQCMNPFCIFYFQHAGLALSISIASWINLALLSRELYRRKMLFFTINELIFIVRIILSTLFMILILSIMLKFMVFSYFDSLLSKITRLVFVFFVSGFGYLLMLHFLGIRLLALSYNIS is encoded by the coding sequence ATGAATCTTTTAAAATCTTTAATATCAGTTAGTTTGATGACTTTGATATCTCGTATATTAGGTTTTATTCGAGATATCTTAATTGCAAGTATTTTTGGTGTTTCTATTTTTACCGATGCTTTTTTTGTGTCTTTTAAAATTCCTAATTTATTACGTCGTATTTTTTCAGAGGGTGCATTTTCTCAAGCATTTGTTCCAGTGCTCATGGAGTATAAATCCAATCATAATAAAAAAAAATTGCGTGAATTTATTTCTTCTACATTAGGTTGTATGTGTTTTTTTTTATTTATAGTTACAATATTAGGAATGTGCTTTTCTAAATTTTTAATTTTAATAAATGCACCAGGTTTTATAAATTTTCCAGAAAAATTGAATTTATCTGAACATTTATTACAAATTATGTTTCCTTATATTTTTGTGATTTCTTTATCTTCATTATGTTCATCGATTCTCAATAGTTGGAATTTTTTTTCTGTACCGGCTTTTTCTCCTATATTTTTAAATATAAGCATTATTTTTGTCTCTGTTTTTTTTAGTTCTTTTTTTAATCCATCTGTGCTTTCTTTAGCATGGGCTGTAATTATAGGAGGTTTGTGTCAACTGTTTTATCAACTACCTTTTTTATATAAAATTAACATGTTAGTTGTTCCTCATTTTAATTGGCATAACCGTGGGCTTATAACAGTACTAAAAAAAATAGGGCCTGCAATATTAGGATGTTCTGCTACCCAAATATCTTTAATATTAAATACTATTTTTAGTTCATTGTTAAATGCTGGATCAATATCTTGGATATACTATGCTGATCGTTTAGTAGAGTTTCCTATTGGCATTTTAGGTGTACCATTAAGTACTATATTATTTACTGCTCTTACGAACAGTTATAAAAAAAATAGAATCTTAGAAGGTTTGCATCTTCTAAATTGGGGATTTCGCATCAGTGTAATTTGTGCTGTACCTGGTGCTGCGCTTCTTTTTTTTCTTGCAAAACCAATTATTATCGTTCTTTTTCAATATGGAAAATTTACAGATTTTGATGTTTTAATGATAGATCAAGTATTAAAATATTATTCGTTTGGTTTGATCGCTTTTATTTTAGTAAAAATTTTTTCTGCTGCTTTTTATGCTTGTGAAGCGATCAACGTGCCTATGAAAATTTCATTTTTTACTCTAATTGTCACACAGTGTATGAATCCATTTTGTATTTTTTATTTTCAACATGCCGGACTCGCTTTATCAATTAGTATTGCTAGTTGGATAAATTTAGCCTTACTTTCTCGAGAGTTGTACAGAAGAAAAATGTTATTTTTTACAATAAACGAATTAATTTTTATTGTACGTATTATATTATCAACATTATTTATGATTTTGATTTTATCAATTATGTTAAAATTTATGGTTTTTTCATATTTTGATTCCTTATTGAGTAAAATTACACGCTTGGTATTTGTTTTTTTTGTATCTGGATTTGGATATTTATTAATGTTGCATTTTTTAGGAATACGTTTGCTGGCTTTATCTTATAACATTTCTTAA